The following are encoded together in the Micromonospora lupini genome:
- a CDS encoding YciI family protein: MRYMMMHKLDENLPGAFNPSPEFMARMEGFMKEVAQAGILVAAEGLCPTVTDATRITVSGGKTTVTDGPFTETKELIAGFALVDVRSREEAVEWGRRFVDVFATTIGEVEVDIRRVYEAPEPGQPV; encoded by the coding sequence ATGCGCTACATGATGATGCACAAGCTCGACGAGAACCTGCCGGGAGCATTCAACCCGAGCCCGGAGTTCATGGCCCGGATGGAGGGTTTCATGAAGGAGGTCGCGCAGGCAGGGATCCTGGTCGCCGCCGAAGGGCTCTGCCCGACCGTCACGGACGCCACCCGGATCACCGTCAGCGGCGGCAAGACCACGGTCACCGACGGGCCGTTCACCGAGACCAAGGAACTGATCGCCGGGTTCGCGCTCGTGGACGTGCGCTCCCGCGAGGAGGCCGTGGAGTGGGGGCGACGGTTCGTCGACGTCTTCGCCACGACGATCGGTGAGGTGGAGGTGGACATCCGCCGGGTGTACGAGGCCCCCGAGCCCGGTCAACCGGTCTGA
- a CDS encoding epoxide hydrolase family protein, with translation MSVSPFRIDVPDAVLDDLRARLARTRFTDRSGDRPWQGGTDPDYLRDLVSYWHDGFDWRAREAALNAYPQQLALVGGRKLHFLHVRATRPAGAPAPPPLLLSHGWPSSFVEMLPLVDRLTSPTGGAFDVVVPSLPGFGWSELPDGPLTRAVLARTLHELMTDVLGYQRYGAFGGDVGGVVTGWLGALYPEQVAGIHMIHPPFPASFDARPLSAAEQAFLDAEAAYDETDGGYSAIMGTRPDTLAAALVDSPAGLAAWLVDKYRDWSDNDGDLANSIDTDTLLTVITLYWVTGTIGSSFRQYADFDHNTPRPPITVPAAFTVSCEPSQADFPREIAERACTDIRHWSEPDRGGHFMPLEEPDLLAAELREFFTSLRP, from the coding sequence ATGTCTGTCTCCCCGTTCCGCATCGACGTACCCGATGCGGTCCTCGACGACCTGCGGGCCCGACTGGCCCGTACCCGTTTCACCGACCGCAGCGGCGACCGACCGTGGCAGGGCGGCACCGATCCCGACTACCTGCGGGACCTGGTGTCCTACTGGCACGACGGGTTCGACTGGCGTGCCCGCGAGGCCGCGCTCAACGCGTACCCCCAGCAATTGGCGCTCGTCGGCGGCCGGAAGCTGCACTTCCTGCACGTCCGGGCGACCCGTCCGGCCGGCGCGCCCGCGCCGCCGCCGTTGCTCCTGAGCCACGGCTGGCCCAGCAGCTTCGTCGAGATGCTGCCCCTGGTCGACCGGCTCACCAGCCCCACAGGTGGCGCGTTCGACGTGGTGGTGCCCTCGCTGCCCGGCTTCGGCTGGTCGGAGCTGCCCGACGGGCCGCTGACCCGGGCGGTGCTGGCCCGGACGTTGCACGAGCTGATGACAGACGTGCTCGGCTACCAGCGGTACGGCGCGTTCGGCGGCGACGTCGGCGGGGTGGTCACGGGCTGGCTCGGCGCCCTCTACCCGGAGCAGGTCGCCGGCATCCACATGATCCATCCACCGTTCCCGGCCAGCTTCGACGCCCGTCCGCTGTCTGCCGCCGAGCAGGCGTTCCTGGACGCCGAGGCCGCGTACGACGAGACCGACGGTGGCTACAGCGCCATCATGGGCACCCGGCCGGACACCCTCGCGGCGGCGCTCGTCGACTCACCGGCGGGGCTGGCCGCCTGGCTCGTCGACAAGTACCGGGACTGGAGCGACAACGACGGCGACCTGGCCAACAGCATCGACACCGACACCCTGCTCACCGTCATCACGCTCTACTGGGTGACCGGCACGATCGGCTCGTCGTTCCGGCAGTACGCCGACTTCGACCACAACACGCCACGTCCCCCGATCACCGTGCCGGCCGCGTTCACGGTGAGCTGCGAACCCTCGCAGGCCGACTTCCCCCGGGAGATCGCCGAGCGGGCCTGCACCGACATCCGGCACTGGAGCGAACCGGATCGCGGCGGGCACTTCATGCCCCTGGAGGAGCCGGACCTGCTCGCCGCTGAGCTGAGGGAGTTCTTCACCTCGCTGCGGCCGTAG
- a CDS encoding VOC family protein, whose translation MEQRISLITLGVSDLARAKTFYEQLGWRGQEVEETVFLQAGGLALVLWSRDKLAADAGVPNPDTGGFGGITLAQNVRSRAEVDEVMATAGKAGAEVTQPARETFYGGYAGYFADPDGHVWEIAWNPGFTLGPDGSLTLPDFGAMG comes from the coding sequence ATGGAGCAGCGGATCAGCCTGATCACTCTCGGCGTCTCCGACCTGGCGCGGGCCAAAACCTTCTACGAGCAGCTCGGCTGGCGCGGCCAGGAGGTCGAGGAGACGGTCTTCCTCCAGGCCGGCGGCCTGGCCCTCGTTCTCTGGAGCCGCGACAAGCTCGCCGCCGACGCGGGCGTCCCCAACCCGGACACCGGCGGCTTCGGCGGAATCACCCTCGCCCAGAACGTCCGCTCACGCGCGGAGGTCGACGAGGTGATGGCCACCGCGGGCAAGGCCGGCGCCGAGGTGACCCAACCGGCGCGCGAGACGTTCTACGGCGGCTACGCCGGCTACTTCGCCGACCCGGACGGTCACGTCTGGGAGATCGCCTGGAACCCCGGCTTCACGCTCGGCCCGGACGGCTCCCTGACCCTCCCCGACTTCGGCGCTATGGGCTGA
- a CDS encoding ricin-type beta-trefoil lectin domain protein yields the protein MRTRARWLATLAAIGVVIAGVVTPTGPANAESNGGVRVMPLGDSITEGTQVPGGYRIGLWQRLATNRYTVDLVGSQFNGPASLGDHDHQGHPGWRIDQIDANIVGWLNTQRPQTVLLHIGTNDILQNYNVSTAPNRLSTLIDKITATVPTAEVFVAQIIPISNSGQDAAARTFNAAIPGIVQSKVNAGKRVHVVDMHSALTTADLIDGVHPTAGGYDKMAARWYSALQSVPGSIGNPGSGGGQTTTIVGTLSGRCVDVPGNSTTNGVQVALWDCHGGTNQQWTYTSSKTLTVYGNKCLDAAGYGTTPGTQVTIYDCHGGTNQQWNVNANGTITGVQSGLCLDPYNQGTGNGTKLVLWTCTGQANQQWSRR from the coding sequence ATGCGCACGAGGGCACGATGGCTCGCGACGCTCGCCGCGATCGGCGTCGTCATCGCCGGAGTGGTGACACCCACCGGGCCGGCCAACGCGGAATCCAACGGCGGGGTCCGGGTGATGCCGCTCGGCGACTCCATCACCGAGGGCACACAGGTGCCCGGCGGGTACCGGATCGGACTCTGGCAGCGTCTCGCCACCAACAGGTACACGGTGGACTTGGTCGGATCGCAGTTCAACGGGCCGGCCAGCCTTGGTGACCACGACCACCAGGGGCATCCCGGCTGGCGCATCGACCAGATCGACGCGAACATCGTCGGCTGGCTGAACACCCAACGACCGCAGACCGTCCTGCTGCACATCGGCACCAACGACATCCTGCAGAACTACAACGTGAGCACCGCCCCGAACCGCCTCTCCACGCTGATCGACAAGATCACCGCCACCGTGCCCACCGCCGAGGTGTTCGTAGCCCAGATCATCCCGATCTCCAACAGCGGCCAGGACGCTGCCGCTCGCACCTTCAACGCGGCGATCCCCGGCATCGTGCAGAGCAAGGTCAACGCCGGCAAGCGGGTGCACGTGGTCGACATGCACAGCGCCCTCACCACCGCCGACCTGATCGACGGCGTCCACCCCACCGCCGGCGGCTACGACAAGATGGCAGCCCGCTGGTACAGCGCGTTGCAGTCGGTGCCCGGAAGCATCGGCAACCCGGGCAGCGGCGGCGGACAGACCACCACGATCGTGGGCACCCTGTCCGGCAGGTGCGTCGACGTCCCCGGCAACTCCACCACCAACGGCGTCCAGGTAGCGCTGTGGGACTGCCACGGCGGCACCAACCAGCAGTGGACCTACACGTCCAGCAAGACGCTCACCGTCTACGGCAACAAGTGCCTCGACGCCGCCGGCTACGGCACCACCCCGGGCACCCAGGTCACCATCTACGACTGCCACGGCGGGACGAACCAGCAGTGGAACGTCAACGCGAACGGCACCATCACCGGAGTGCAGTCCGGCCTCTGCCTCGACCCGTACAACCAGGGCACCGGCAACGGCACGAAGCTCGTCCTCTGGACCTGCACCGGCCAGGCCAACCAGCAGTGGAGCCGCAGATGA
- a CDS encoding poly(ethylene terephthalate) hydrolase family protein: protein MRQPTRWLATALAVVAGLAMATTTRDAAAADSPYQRGPDPTPASVAATRGPFATTQATVPAGNGFNGGYVYYPTDTSQGTWGAVAIVPGYSALFANEEAWMGPWLASFGFVVIGIETNSRTDGADARATQLLAALDYLTRTSPIRDRVDANRLGVMGHSAGGAGTLLAALRRPTLKTAVGLAPGTPGNNLNMSTTQVPTMLLSGQNDGTVTPTYVQGIYNTLPAGVEHAWAELAGNDHLSFTRSNPTEMRLLIPWLKTFLDNDTRYTQFLCPLANSTGVSRYNATCPLVPPDGPTSPPTTTPPTSAPPTTSAPTTPPPSGATCTATYRTVNSWSGGFQGEVTVTAGAAALNGWTVRWESNNGQSISQVWNGTLSTSGSTATVRNVSYNGSLAAGATTTFGFLSSGTPAATSPTCASP from the coding sequence ATGAGGCAGCCCACACGATGGCTGGCGACCGCGCTCGCGGTGGTCGCCGGCCTGGCGATGGCGACAACGACACGCGACGCGGCCGCCGCCGACAGCCCGTACCAACGGGGTCCGGATCCGACCCCGGCCAGCGTCGCCGCCACCCGCGGCCCGTTCGCCACGACGCAGGCGACAGTGCCCGCGGGCAACGGCTTCAACGGCGGGTACGTCTACTACCCGACCGACACCAGCCAGGGCACCTGGGGTGCGGTGGCGATCGTCCCCGGCTACTCCGCCCTGTTCGCCAACGAGGAAGCCTGGATGGGCCCCTGGCTGGCGTCCTTCGGGTTCGTGGTGATCGGCATCGAGACCAACAGCCGCACCGACGGCGCCGACGCCCGCGCCACCCAGCTGCTCGCCGCACTTGACTACCTCACCCGAACCAGCCCGATCCGCGACCGCGTCGATGCCAACCGGCTGGGCGTCATGGGCCACTCGGCGGGCGGCGCCGGAACCCTCCTGGCCGCCCTCCGTCGGCCGACCCTGAAGACGGCGGTCGGCCTCGCACCAGGCACTCCCGGCAACAACCTGAACATGTCCACCACCCAGGTCCCCACCATGCTCCTGTCGGGACAGAACGACGGCACTGTCACGCCCACCTACGTGCAGGGCATCTACAACACGCTCCCCGCAGGCGTGGAACATGCCTGGGCGGAGCTGGCCGGCAACGACCACCTCTCGTTCACCAGGTCGAACCCCACCGAGATGCGACTCCTGATCCCCTGGCTCAAGACGTTCCTGGACAACGACACCCGCTACACCCAGTTCCTCTGCCCCCTGGCGAACAGCACCGGCGTCTCGCGGTACAACGCCACCTGCCCCCTGGTGCCACCGGACGGGCCGACGTCACCACCCACGACCACCCCGCCCACGTCCGCCCCGCCCACCACTAGTGCGCCGACCACGCCGCCACCCTCCGGCGCTACCTGCACCGCGACGTACCGCACCGTCAACTCGTGGTCCGGCGGCTTCCAGGGTGAGGTCACCGTGACCGCCGGTGCTGCCGCCCTCAACGGGTGGACCGTCAGGTGGGAGTCGAACAACGGCCAGAGCATCAGCCAGGTCTGGAACGGCACCCTGAGCACCAGCGGGTCGACCGCGACGGTCCGCAACGTCTCCTACAACGGCTCGCTGGCCGCCGGGGCCACGACGACCTTCGGCTTCCTCAGCTCGGGGACGCCAGCGGCCACGTCACCAACCTGCGCAAGCCCGTAA